ATATGGGAAATTTCACTATTActatgtatgttgtagaaaAAATGATAGATGTCTAAAACATGTTACCAGAGGAACTTCTCTCAGATACCGTTTACCTAAAGAAGGCGACAGCCCGTGGGTGGACTTGCCTGTTTGGGTTAGCGACTCAGCTTATCAGTGATTTCGGCCTCAAAATTAATCCACAACCCACAATTCACCGTCTTCCCGCTATTAGCCTCAAAAATCCGGAGATTGATCTCTCTCATGTGGAGTCGACCTGAACCGTGATGCACCCGATAAGCTACCTAGAATGGCAAGTCCAGCCGAAGCGTTTGTTGCAATTTCGATAGCGGAGCATGGGGTATTAGATCCAGTTACAAATTGATCTCATCTAGCTTCACTATCTTTTCCTACCCAGAAGACACTCATAATACAAAGCACACTAAATCATGGCCGATTTATCTGTTCAACTCACAGCCCCCAACGGCCACAGTTGGACCCAGCCCACCGGCTTGTTCATTAACAACCAATGGGTCAAGTGCTCTACTGGCGAGAAGATTGCCAGCATCAATCCCACGTATGTGAGCAATTAACAACTTGGCTTTTCGTGTCTTAAAAGTCACAATTGACTGGTGGTGAAATAGAACAGCCAAGGAAATCACATCGATCCACGCAGCTTCCGCCGAAGATGTCGACAAGGCCGTCAAGGCAGCTCGCGCTGCTCTGAATAACCCTTCTTGGCGCGATATGCCCGGCATTGACCGCGGCAAGCTGATGAACCGCCTGGCTGAGCTCGTCGAAGAGAATCGCATCACGCTGGCTACCATCGAGACAATCGACAATGGAAAGCCGTATTCCATTGCCTTGAATGACGACCTCACTGAGACCGCCGAGACAATTCGTTACTACGGCGGATATGCCGACAAGGTCTTTGGCCAAGTCATCGACACAACCCCGGATAAGTTCGCCTACACCGTGCGGGAGCCCGTCGGTGTCTGTGGCCAAATCATCCCGTAAGTCCCGAAGACCTGTCATTTAAAAATTGCAGCCAGTTGCTAACTATGGCACAAGTTGGAATTTCCCTCTTGCCATGGCCGCCTGGAAGCTCGGCCCCGCCCTCACCTGCGGAAATACGGTGGTTCTCAAGCCAGCGGAGCAAACCCCCCTCTCGATCCTTTTCCTTGCCAACCTGATCGTGGAAGCCGGCTTCCCTCCTGGTGTGGTCAACATTGTGAACGGGCATGGCGCCGTGGCCGGAGCCGCGCTCGCCTCGCATACGGATGTGGACAAGATCGCCTTCACAGGCAGCACGGCAACAGCTAAGCAAATTATGAAGATGGCTAGCGTTAACTTGAAGAACATCACCCTCGAGACGGGTGGTAAGAGCCCACTGATCGTGTTCAATGACGCAGACCTCGAGCAGGCCGTTGAATGGGCACATCTCGGTATTATGTACAACCAGGGTCAGATCTGCACAGCCACCTCTCGCATTTTGGTACAGGACGAGATCTACGACCGCTTCCTGGAGGCATTCAAAGCTCAGGTGAAGAATGTCTCCAAGGTCGGTGATCCATTTGAGGAGTCGACCTTCCAGGGCCCTCAGGTGACGCAGGCTCAGTATGACCGCATCATGTCTTATATTGATATCGGCAAGTCTGAGAAGGCTACTCTGATCGCTGGCGGTAAGCCTTTCACTGGCGTCGGTGATGGCA
Above is a genomic segment from Penicillium digitatum chromosome 3, complete sequence containing:
- a CDS encoding Betaine-aldehyde dehydrogenase, putative, which encodes MADLSVQLTAPNGHSWTQPTGLFINNQWVKCSTGEKIASINPTTAKEITSIHAASAEDVDKAVKAARAALNNPSWRDMPGIDRGKLMNRLAELVEENRITLATIETIDNGKPYSIALNDDLTETAETIRYYGGYADKVFGQVIDTTPDKFAYTVREPVGVCGQIIPWNFPLAMAAWKLGPALTCGNTVVLKPAEQTPLSILFLANLIVEAGFPPGVVNIVNGHGAVAGAALASHTDVDKIAFTGSTATAKQIMKMASVNLKNITLETGGKSPLIVFNDADLEQAVEWAHLGIMYNQGQICTATSRILVQDEIYDRFLEAFKAQVKNVSKVGDPFEESTFQGPQVTQAQYDRIMSYIDIGKSEKATLIAGGKPFTGVGDGKGFFVEPTIFTDVTPKMRIYQEEVFGPFVVITRFSEEKDAIEMANDSTYGLGSALFTTNLTRAHRVAKKIEAGMVWINSSNDSDWRIPFGGVKQSGIGRELGEAGLAAYSNIKAIHVNMKSKL